A portion of the Nitrospira sp. genome contains these proteins:
- a CDS encoding 2Fe-2S iron-sulfur cluster-binding protein has translation MAPDDTNVIDQPEVLKPRMVTIEISGKKYEVPEGITVIKALWYTGQEVVRGAGCLGGFCGACATYYRTKDDPKVRTCLACQTAVQDGMSFTIMPPFPARKAIYDIQTLKDPKQDLFNLYPEAPLCRNCNACTEACPQKIDVREGVWKAVFGDFKSVSEMFMDCVMCGMCTPVCIADIAPNLVALYVSRAQGAHFAEKPAGLQTRIKEIRDGRFNDEWKKILKMSEKELADHCATVK, from the coding sequence ATGGCTCCAGACGATACCAACGTCATCGACCAACCTGAGGTGCTGAAACCCAGGATGGTGACGATTGAAATCTCCGGGAAAAAATACGAAGTCCCGGAAGGGATCACCGTCATCAAAGCCCTGTGGTATACCGGCCAGGAAGTGGTCAGAGGCGCAGGTTGTCTCGGCGGTTTCTGCGGCGCTTGTGCGACCTACTATCGAACCAAGGATGACCCCAAGGTCAGAACCTGTTTGGCCTGTCAGACGGCGGTGCAGGACGGTATGTCGTTTACGATCATGCCGCCCTTCCCGGCCCGGAAGGCCATTTACGACATCCAGACCCTGAAGGACCCCAAGCAAGACCTGTTCAACCTCTATCCCGAAGCCCCTCTCTGTAGAAATTGCAACGCATGCACGGAAGCCTGTCCGCAGAAAATCGACGTTCGTGAGGGCGTCTGGAAGGCTGTGTTCGGCGATTTCAAGAGCGTATCGGAAATGTTCATGGACTGCGTGATGTGCGGGATGTGCACGCCGGTCTGCATTGCCGATATCGCCCCCAACCTTGTCGCACTGTATGTGAGTCGGGCCCAAGGCGCGCATTTCGCCGAGAAGCCGGCGGGCTTACAGACTCGCATCAAGGAGATTCGAGACGGTCGTTTCAACGACGAGTGGAAGAAGATTCTCAAAATGAGCGAGAAGGAACTCGCCGATCACTGCGCGACGGTGAAGTGA
- a CDS encoding NADP-dependent isocitrate dehydrogenase, producing the protein MSTKASKIIYTKTDEAPMLATYSFLPIINAFSKAAGVTVELRDISLAGRVLAVFPEYLTPQQKQPDALAELGELAKTPEANIIKLPNISASIPQLVATIKELQSQGYKLPDYPEIPKDDKEKDIKARYDKVKGSAVNPVLREGNSDRRAPLSVKAYARKHPHKMGAWSSDSGTHVSHMTAGDFRSNEKSVTIPAPTTAKIEFVGADGKVTVLKDKIALQAGEVLDATFMSVKALRKFLEEQIEDAKKKGVLFSLHMKATMMKISDPKIFGHAVTVFYKDVFEKHADTFKKLGVDPDNGIGDLYAKIKSLPEDQRKAIEADIQAVYQKRPPMAMVNSDKGITNLHVPSDVIIDASMPPVIRDSGKMWNPEGKLQDVKCVIPDASYAPVYHEMVEFCKKHGAFDPKTMGSVPNVGLMAQAAEEYGSHDKTFKVPGNGTMRVVDAAGKTLLEHKVEEGDIWRACQVKDAPIQDWVKLAVNRAKATGVPAVFWLNKDRAHDAELIKKLNTYLPKHDTTGLEIKIMAPADACRYSLERMKEGKDTISVTGNVLRDYLTDLFPILEIGTSAKMLSIVPLLNGGGLFETGAGGSAPKHVQQFQEEGYLRWDSLGEFLALAASLEHLAKVGDNRVAKILADTLDQANAKFLESNKSPARKVGEIDNRGSHFYLALYWAQALAAQTADKTIAEKFSKIAKDLGDNAAKIDQELLAAQGKPQDVGGYYHPNDEKASKAMRPSATLNKIIDAIA; encoded by the coding sequence ATGAGCACGAAAGCCTCCAAGATCATCTATACGAAGACCGATGAAGCGCCGATGCTGGCGACCTATTCGTTTCTTCCGATCATCAACGCCTTCTCGAAGGCCGCCGGCGTGACCGTCGAGTTGCGGGATATTTCGTTGGCCGGACGAGTGTTGGCTGTGTTTCCCGAATATCTGACCCCGCAGCAGAAGCAGCCGGACGCGCTGGCCGAGCTCGGCGAGCTGGCCAAGACACCGGAAGCCAACATCATCAAGCTGCCGAACATCAGCGCGTCGATCCCGCAATTGGTCGCCACGATCAAGGAGCTCCAGAGCCAGGGGTACAAGCTGCCTGACTATCCGGAAATTCCCAAGGACGACAAGGAAAAGGACATCAAGGCTCGCTACGACAAAGTCAAAGGCAGCGCCGTCAACCCGGTGCTGCGCGAGGGCAACTCGGACCGCCGCGCGCCGCTGTCCGTCAAGGCGTATGCCAGAAAACACCCGCACAAGATGGGCGCCTGGAGCTCCGATTCCGGGACGCACGTCTCGCACATGACGGCAGGGGATTTCCGCTCGAACGAAAAGTCCGTGACGATTCCGGCCCCAACTACCGCGAAGATCGAGTTCGTGGGGGCGGACGGCAAGGTCACGGTGCTGAAGGACAAGATCGCGTTGCAGGCCGGCGAAGTTCTCGATGCCACGTTCATGAGCGTCAAGGCCTTGCGCAAGTTCCTCGAAGAGCAGATCGAGGATGCGAAGAAGAAGGGAGTTCTGTTCTCTCTGCACATGAAGGCCACGATGATGAAGATCTCGGATCCCAAGATCTTCGGACATGCGGTGACTGTGTTCTACAAAGATGTCTTCGAGAAGCATGCGGACACCTTCAAGAAGCTTGGTGTCGATCCGGACAATGGAATCGGAGACCTGTACGCCAAAATCAAGTCGTTGCCGGAAGATCAGCGCAAGGCGATCGAGGCAGACATTCAGGCGGTCTACCAGAAGCGTCCGCCTATGGCGATGGTCAATTCCGACAAGGGCATCACCAATCTGCACGTTCCCAGCGACGTCATCATTGATGCGTCCATGCCTCCGGTGATCCGTGACTCGGGCAAGATGTGGAATCCGGAGGGCAAGCTACAGGATGTGAAGTGCGTGATTCCCGATGCGAGCTATGCACCCGTCTACCATGAAATGGTCGAGTTTTGTAAGAAACACGGCGCGTTCGATCCCAAGACGATGGGGAGCGTTCCCAACGTCGGCTTGATGGCGCAGGCGGCGGAAGAGTACGGCTCGCACGACAAGACCTTCAAGGTTCCCGGTAACGGCACGATGCGCGTAGTCGATGCCGCGGGCAAGACCCTGCTGGAGCACAAGGTCGAAGAGGGTGATATCTGGCGGGCCTGCCAGGTGAAGGATGCCCCGATCCAAGACTGGGTCAAGCTGGCTGTGAACCGTGCCAAGGCGACGGGGGTGCCCGCCGTGTTTTGGTTGAACAAGGACCGAGCCCATGACGCCGAGTTGATTAAGAAGCTGAATACCTATCTGCCGAAGCATGACACGACCGGCCTTGAGATCAAGATCATGGCGCCGGCCGATGCCTGTCGCTACTCACTGGAGCGGATGAAGGAAGGCAAGGACACGATCTCCGTGACGGGCAACGTGCTGCGCGACTACCTCACCGATCTGTTCCCGATCCTCGAGATCGGGACCAGCGCCAAGATGCTCTCGATCGTTCCGCTGTTGAACGGCGGTGGCCTGTTTGAGACGGGTGCGGGTGGATCGGCCCCGAAACATGTGCAGCAGTTCCAGGAGGAGGGATATCTCCGATGGGACTCACTCGGCGAGTTTCTTGCCTTGGCCGCATCGCTTGAGCATCTGGCGAAGGTGGGGGATAACCGGGTGGCAAAGATCTTGGCCGATACGCTGGATCAAGCCAATGCGAAGTTCCTCGAGAGCAATAAGTCCCCCGCACGCAAAGTCGGCGAGATAGACAATCGCGGCAGCCATTTCTACCTCGCTCTGTACTGGGCGCAGGCCTTGGCGGCTCAGACGGCGGATAAGACCATCGCCGAAAAATTCTCAAAGATCGCCAAAGATCTCGGCGACAACGCCGCGAAGATCGATCAGGAGCTCCTGGCTGCTCAAGGCAAACCTCAGGACGTCGGCGGATATTATCATCCGAACGACGAGAAGGCTTCGAAGGCGATGCGTCCCAGTGCCACACTGAACAAGATCATCGACGCGATCGCGTAA
- a CDS encoding aconitate hydratase, which produces MSLELARKLYAKMPDVCAKARTKFGRGLTLAEKILVSHADNFDTQVWDRGKAMLALRPDRVAMQDATAQMAMLQFMQAGKKQAAVPSTIHCDHLIRAEMGSEKDLLRAMDENKEVYNFLASAAKKYGIGFWKPGAGIIHQVVLENYAFPGGLIIGTDSHTPNGGGLGMLAIGVGGADAGEVMAGLPWEVLHPKLIGVRLTGKLNGWASPKDVILYLCGLLTVKGGTNKIVEYFGPGTETISATGKGTICNMGAELGATTSVFPFDQKMVAYMTITDRADLANFAQSHKDLLVADPEVYQSPEKYYDQIVEVDLSKLEPHVVGPHTPDLARPVSKLAAEAKEKGYPVELKAALIGSCTNSSYEDISRSAHIAKQGMKAGLKAKTAFLVSPGSERIYHTMKRDGFLETFEKLGGTVLSNSCGPCIGQWKRADGVKGKADSIVSSFNRNFPGRNDGINETLSFLASPEVVTAYALSGDLGFDPVNGKLKGADGKEFKLDPPQGEELPAKGFAKGEEGFVAPAENGESLTVDIPATSERLQLLQPFPRWDGKDFEKLPLLIKTKGKTTTDHISPAGPWLKFRGHLDKISDNMFLGANNAFSSEPGKGTDVLTGETGLTIAQIARRYKAKGIGSIVVGDENYGEGSSREHAAMSPRFLNVRAVITKSFARIHETNLKKQGILALTFADPKDYEKIEQQDRISVTGLTNLAPGKPVQVIIHKTDGNTLTIQANHSMTAQQLAWFKAGSALNALN; this is translated from the coding sequence ATGTCACTCGAGCTCGCCAGAAAACTCTATGCCAAGATGCCGGACGTCTGCGCGAAAGCCAGAACGAAATTCGGCCGGGGCCTCACGCTCGCCGAGAAAATTCTTGTGTCGCACGCCGACAATTTCGACACGCAAGTCTGGGATCGCGGGAAAGCGATGCTCGCGTTGAGACCGGACCGGGTGGCGATGCAGGACGCGACGGCTCAGATGGCCATGTTGCAGTTCATGCAGGCGGGGAAGAAACAGGCTGCGGTCCCGAGCACGATTCACTGCGACCACCTGATCCGCGCTGAAATGGGCTCCGAAAAGGATCTACTTCGCGCGATGGACGAGAACAAAGAGGTCTATAACTTCCTTGCTTCCGCGGCGAAAAAGTACGGCATCGGATTCTGGAAGCCGGGCGCCGGGATTATCCATCAAGTCGTTCTGGAAAATTATGCATTCCCCGGCGGCTTGATCATCGGCACGGATTCCCATACGCCGAACGGCGGCGGGCTCGGCATGTTGGCGATCGGAGTCGGAGGAGCGGATGCCGGGGAGGTGATGGCCGGACTCCCCTGGGAAGTGCTCCATCCGAAGTTGATCGGGGTGCGATTAACCGGCAAGTTGAACGGATGGGCATCACCCAAAGACGTGATTCTCTATCTGTGCGGGCTCCTCACCGTGAAGGGCGGGACGAACAAAATCGTCGAGTATTTCGGCCCAGGAACCGAGACGATCAGCGCTACCGGCAAGGGCACGATCTGCAACATGGGCGCGGAATTGGGCGCGACGACATCGGTGTTCCCATTTGATCAGAAAATGGTCGCCTATATGACGATCACCGATCGTGCTGATCTGGCGAACTTCGCGCAGTCGCACAAGGACCTCCTGGTTGCCGATCCGGAAGTATATCAATCGCCTGAGAAGTACTACGACCAGATCGTCGAGGTCGATCTCTCCAAGCTGGAGCCGCACGTCGTCGGGCCGCATACGCCGGATCTCGCTCGCCCGGTCTCCAAGCTGGCGGCGGAAGCGAAAGAAAAGGGGTATCCGGTCGAATTGAAGGCGGCGTTGATCGGGAGTTGCACCAATTCATCCTATGAAGACATCAGCCGTTCGGCCCACATCGCCAAGCAGGGAATGAAAGCCGGCCTCAAGGCCAAGACAGCGTTTCTCGTATCGCCGGGCTCGGAGCGCATCTATCACACGATGAAGCGCGACGGATTTCTGGAAACCTTTGAGAAGCTCGGAGGCACCGTATTGTCGAATTCCTGCGGCCCCTGCATCGGCCAGTGGAAGCGCGCCGACGGAGTGAAAGGGAAGGCGGATTCGATCGTCAGCTCCTTTAACCGGAACTTTCCGGGGCGCAATGACGGGATCAACGAAACGCTCTCGTTCCTGGCGAGCCCGGAAGTCGTGACGGCCTATGCCTTGTCGGGGGATCTGGGGTTTGACCCGGTCAACGGCAAATTGAAGGGAGCCGATGGAAAGGAATTCAAGCTCGATCCACCGCAGGGCGAGGAGTTGCCCGCGAAGGGATTCGCCAAGGGCGAGGAAGGGTTCGTCGCGCCGGCTGAAAACGGCGAGAGCTTGACGGTAGACATTCCCGCCACAAGCGAGCGGTTACAACTGCTGCAGCCGTTCCCGCGCTGGGACGGAAAGGATTTTGAAAAGCTTCCCCTCCTGATCAAGACGAAGGGGAAGACCACGACCGATCACATTTCTCCCGCCGGTCCGTGGTTGAAGTTCCGGGGCCACCTGGACAAGATCAGCGACAACATGTTTTTGGGCGCGAACAATGCATTTTCCTCGGAGCCGGGCAAGGGGACAGATGTACTGACCGGGGAAACCGGGTTGACGATCGCGCAGATCGCGCGCCGTTATAAGGCAAAGGGCATCGGATCCATCGTCGTCGGCGATGAGAACTACGGCGAGGGAAGCAGCCGGGAACATGCGGCCATGTCCCCGCGCTTCCTCAACGTCCGAGCGGTGATCACGAAGAGCTTTGCCCGCATCCATGAGACCAATCTGAAGAAGCAGGGGATCTTGGCGTTGACCTTCGCTGATCCGAAGGATTACGAGAAGATCGAGCAGCAGGACCGCATCAGTGTGACGGGGCTGACGAATCTGGCTCCTGGCAAGCCGGTGCAGGTGATCATTCACAAGACGGATGGCAACACGCTCACCATCCAGGCGAACCACAGCATGACGGCACAACAACTTGCGTGGTTCAAGGCAGGTTCGGCGCTGAACGCGCTGAACTAA
- a CDS encoding citrate/2-methylcitrate synthase produces the protein MSILANKDTRVVIQGGQAGVNAARRMAEFCYLIKRPLNVEAFVYPPDAGKTNEIPYGSGLIAIPVYKTIAEATKHHATINTSLVYIGADRAMKGGMEALDDPHIKVVSMITEGVPEKDAKLLGAHARKLGKVFNGPSSIGIISAGSCRLGVIGGAFDNLVLSKLYREGSFGVITKSGGLSNEIIWICSQFADGITTAIGIGGDAYPGTDYVSYLEMFENDPQTKAVVIVGEMGGDLEERAAEWYGAKKRRIKLIGVVSGFCQESLPKGMKFGHAGAKEGMKGEGSARSKSEALKKAGALVPPTFGALGPAIKETYQELLKSGQVKEPVEPAVLPRLPKSIEEAMKADEVMVAPLIRTTISDDRGDEPCYDGYPASELINKGYEIPHVIGLLWDKRLISKQEAEIIKRIMMLSADHGPCVSGAYATILAACAGIGLSQSVAAGMIMIGPRFGGAVTDAGRWFKHAVDNKMNVDEFLAYMKKNVGPVPGIGHRVKSLRNPDKRVKELVGYVKSLSIKTPCLDFALEVEKVTAAKKDNLILNVDGTMAAVLVDIGFPIDSLNGFFILSRTIGLIGHWVDQKRQDSRLIRLFDYLVNYAAPKRREVPPLK, from the coding sequence ATGAGCATTCTGGCAAACAAAGACACCCGCGTGGTGATCCAAGGCGGACAGGCTGGTGTCAACGCCGCCCGCCGCATGGCTGAATTTTGTTATCTCATCAAGCGCCCGCTCAACGTCGAGGCTTTCGTCTATCCGCCCGATGCCGGGAAGACCAACGAGATCCCCTACGGGAGCGGACTGATCGCCATTCCCGTGTACAAGACGATTGCGGAGGCGACCAAGCATCATGCCACGATCAATACCAGCCTTGTCTACATCGGCGCCGACCGCGCGATGAAAGGCGGAATGGAAGCGCTCGACGATCCCCATATCAAGGTTGTGTCGATGATCACCGAGGGGGTGCCGGAGAAAGACGCCAAACTGCTCGGGGCCCATGCGCGAAAACTGGGCAAGGTGTTCAACGGTCCGTCGTCGATCGGCATCATTTCGGCCGGCTCCTGTCGGCTCGGTGTGATCGGCGGCGCCTTCGACAACCTGGTCCTGTCGAAGCTCTATCGCGAGGGATCGTTCGGGGTCATCACCAAGTCAGGCGGGCTCTCCAACGAGATCATCTGGATCTGTTCCCAGTTCGCAGACGGTATTACCACGGCGATCGGCATCGGCGGGGACGCCTATCCCGGCACGGACTACGTCAGTTATCTTGAGATGTTCGAGAACGATCCCCAGACGAAGGCCGTGGTCATCGTCGGGGAAATGGGCGGTGATCTCGAAGAGCGCGCCGCCGAGTGGTACGGCGCCAAGAAGCGGCGAATCAAGTTGATCGGCGTGGTCTCCGGCTTCTGTCAGGAGAGTCTGCCTAAGGGCATGAAATTCGGTCACGCAGGGGCCAAGGAAGGCATGAAGGGGGAAGGGTCCGCCCGGTCGAAATCGGAAGCGCTCAAGAAAGCCGGTGCGCTCGTCCCTCCCACGTTCGGGGCGCTCGGCCCGGCGATCAAGGAGACCTATCAGGAACTGTTGAAGTCCGGGCAAGTGAAGGAGCCGGTCGAGCCTGCGGTGTTGCCACGGTTGCCCAAGTCGATCGAAGAGGCGATGAAGGCCGACGAAGTGATGGTCGCGCCGCTGATCCGCACGACGATCAGCGACGACCGGGGAGACGAGCCGTGCTATGACGGCTATCCGGCCTCCGAGTTGATCAACAAGGGCTACGAAATCCCGCATGTCATCGGCCTGTTGTGGGACAAGCGGCTCATCTCCAAACAGGAAGCCGAAATCATCAAGCGCATCATGATGCTGTCGGCCGACCATGGCCCCTGCGTCAGCGGAGCCTATGCGACGATCCTGGCCGCCTGCGCCGGTATCGGGCTGTCGCAGTCGGTTGCAGCCGGCATGATCATGATCGGTCCCCGGTTCGGCGGCGCCGTGACGGACGCGGGCCGTTGGTTCAAGCACGCGGTAGACAACAAGATGAACGTGGACGAATTCCTGGCGTACATGAAAAAGAATGTGGGCCCCGTCCCCGGCATCGGCCACCGCGTCAAGAGCCTGCGCAATCCGGACAAGCGGGTGAAGGAACTGGTGGGGTACGTCAAGAGCCTGAGCATCAAGACGCCCTGTCTGGATTTCGCATTGGAAGTCGAGAAGGTCACGGCCGCGAAGAAGGACAACCTGATCCTCAACGTGGACGGAACGATGGCGGCCGTGCTCGTCGACATCGGGTTCCCGATCGACAGTTTGAACGGCTTCTTCATTCTGTCCCGTACGATCGGATTGATCGGACACTGGGTGGATCAGAAGCGTCAGGACAGCCGTTTGATCCGGCTGTTCGACTATCTGGTCAACTATGCGGCGCCAAAACGGCGCGAAGTGCCGCCATTGAAATAA